The following are encoded together in the Montipora capricornis isolate CH-2021 chromosome 5, ASM3666992v2, whole genome shotgun sequence genome:
- the LOC138049784 gene encoding uro-adherence factor A-like isoform X4, with the protein MMAKMRFTGWDRRRHHSEKARPSSTKNRVQKGSYIFDTEFASSSVPIQGTKHVTLPTNSKDMDPKGAASLLENRRVSASVSEIRDLYSALQELVPGNAASSLSHQVVPEEENPRGGVSSNQSSPRPRRRSLRNSMTEQGVTRSTNSEEESLSMRVRRLLPVLPHSPSSLRKFNPKNNQALDVNDNQSATKGKRTPDMERRGSSGEVTIDTKTNPIGRPNMGRRVSSGDVLLGGRNNENKEPKTNLAMVRSASSIDIYRGGEERKSKTKPPSLLKLDRFFNPRLMAGRGSEGLVIQPKTNKQEKKPSPLKMRRSGSSSDTLETETTNTTRISQSPLTSPSQNEELTTAEQPQNTVHSSPRQKPLKNALNKFSEFLKEKTPSPSPEPKEPTADIQEAISQSDVVDGLAKPKPLIRLESQMDLLLNSLNDLQGSPKEKLHVSNSDPLRQLDQRRASLGTEMQKLLGALKDLCPSSDSDSLGEHELRSRNGSVSCERMTVERESLDELEAYFTGKLRDATKAGDRASKTPSERSSECEVVQSDKEDGEGNETSLVLSNKRTSLIVGSVDEGIDLTDHPINTSVKRPQSQKDRDRFANQVNKKLQDWLEKAMILAQKEKENLKTNENFTNSESEEFKFDSHDSDESDSKDKEPQKLRRNLFNKLSFLRRGEKSRWKHRHRRTRSMHDVTISLEKEQESQDGEEGKESETTTADVERKSSTVTRSRSMHTVVQTRNKHRSRKEVNEAEDVMAAETDTSLQSTAKGSEHARAELGAPRSSNDLGEETAYVETPKGITTPRSQQPESKNLNGSMSKKRLGRLPTDLPLFYHPREQNSGDTQENPQQTTTESPSLNRKKLFSQNGVIYTGMEDSFYTEKKSGDKKLKKTASNAVPYPRILVNESSNYFFGDRYVGEVTLVYPSLSPPGSLRRCTSMDSFLHTKDLHDCQGPESSRSYQYGNDLLPDDAGSNHMFRPLSDDQAIHSPTQAHIWDTEVTI; encoded by the coding sequence AATTTGCATCTTCTTCAGTTCCGATCCAAGGAACAAAGCACGTGACACTGCCGACAAACAGCAAGGACATGGATCCCAAGGGAGCGGCTTCTTTGTTGGAAAACCGTCGAGTATCTGCGTCTGTCAGCGAGATAcgggatttatatagcgccctccAAGAACTTGTCCCAGGGAATGCGGCATCCTCACTGTCCCACCAAGTGGTTCCAGAGGAGGAAAATCCCAGGGGCGGAGTTTCTTCAAATCAAAGTTCTCCTCGACCGCGACGAAGAAGTCTACGCAATAGCATGACAGAACAGGGTGTTACACGCTCGACAAACAGCGAGGAAGAGTCCTTGTCAATGCGAGTAAGACGACTACTTCCAGTCCTTCCTCATTCGCCATCCAGCTTACGAAAGTTCAACCCCAAAAACAATCAAGCGCTTGACGTAAACGATAACCAAAGTGCGACGAAAGGCAAACGAACACCTGACATGGAAAGGCGTGGTTCCAGTGGCGAGGTCACGATAGACACAAAGACCAATCCAATTGGGAGACCTAATATGGGAAGGAGAGTGTCCAGCGGAGACGTTCTCCTTGGAGGACGCAACAATGAGAACAAGGAACCCAAAACTAATTTGGCAATGGTGAGGAGTGCCTCCAGTATTGATATTTACCGCGGAGGTGAAGAAAGGAAATCAAAAACGAAACCTCCGAGCCTGCTGAAATTGGACAGATTCTTCAATCCTCGCTTGATGGCCGGGAGAGGATCCGAGGGGCTTGTTATCCAGCCTAAAACCAACAAGCAAGAGAAAAAGCCCAGCCCCTTGAAAATGAGACGAAGTGGTTCTAGTAGTGACACCTTGGAAACGGAGACAACCAATACGACCAGGATATCTCAAAGTCCATTAACGTCGCCGTCACAAAACGAAGAATTAACTACGGCTGAGCAACCCCAAAACACAGTTCATTCGTCCCCAAGGCAAAAACCTTTGAAGAACGCATTGAACAAGTTTTCGGagtttttaaaagagaaaacacctTCACCCAGTCCAGAACCCAAAGAGCCAACTGCAGACATACAAGAAgctatcagccaatcagatgtCGTAGACGGACTGGCAAAGCCCAAGCCGCTTATCAGACTGGAGAGTCAGATGGATTTATTGCTAAATTCACTAAATGATCTCCAGGGTTCACCTAAGGAAAAACTTCATGTAAGCAATAGTGATCCTTTAAGGCAACTCGATCAGCGCCGCGCTAGCTTGGGAACGGAGATGCAGAAACTCTTAGGTGCCCTAAAGGATCTCTGCCCCAGCTCAGACTCAGATTCTCTCGGTGAGCATGAGCTGCGTTCGAGGAATGGATCTGTATCGTGTGAACGCATGACTGTTGAACGAGAATCTCTTGATGAACTGGAGGCGTACTTCACCGGGAAGTTGCGAGACGCCACGAAGGCGGGCGACAGGGCATCCAAAACACCTTCGGAGAGGTCTTCCGAATGCGAAGTTGTTCAGTCGGACAAAGAAGATGGCGAGGGAAATGAAACAAGCTTAGTGTTGTCAAACAAGAGAACTTCCCTGATTGTAGGAAGCGTCGATGAAGGTATCGACCTCACTGATCACCCGATCAATACCTCAGTGAAACGGCCGCAGTCGCAAAAAGATCGCGATCGATTCGCCAACCAAGTTAACAAAAAACTTCAGGATTGGCTTGAGAAAGCAATGATCTTAGcacagaaagaaaaggaaaacctgaaaacaaacgaaaactTTACGAATTCTGAAAGCGAGGAATTTAAGTTTGACTCACACGATTCAGACGAGAGCGATAGCAAAGACAAGGAGCCTCAAAAGCTCCGACGAAACCTCTTTAATAAATTGTCGTTCCTTCGCCGGGGGGAAAAATCTCGATGGAAACACAGACATCGAAGGACCAGGTCTATGCATGACGTCACAATTTCACTTGAGAAAGAACAAGAGAGCCAAGATGGCGAGGAAGGCAAGGAGTCTGAAACTACGACTGCGGATGTCGAACGAAAATCAAGCACGGTGACCAGGTCGCGATCCATGCACACTGTTGTGCAAACGCGAAACAAACACCGGTCGAGAAAGGAGGTGAATGAAGCAGAGGACGTGATGGCGGCTGAAACAGACACGAGTCTGCAATCGACTGCAAAAGGCTCTGAGCATGCGCGAGCGGAGTTGGGGGCTCCACGTTCTAGCAACGACTTGGGAGAGGAGACTGCATACGTAGAGACGCCCAAAGGAATAACGACCCCAAGATCGCAACAACCGGAGAGTAAAAACCTGAATGGTTCAATGTCAAAAAAGCGGTTGGGTCGTCTGCCAACGGACTTGCCGCTGTTCTATCACCCACGCGAGCAAAACTCTGGAGACACACAAGAAAACCCACAACAAACGACAACTGAGAGCCCCTCGCTGAATCGCAAGAAATTATTTTCGCAGAATGGCGTCATTTATACTGGAATGGAGGACAGTTTTTACACCGAAAAGAAAAGCGGGgataaaaaactgaaaaagactGCCAGCAACGCAGTGCCTTACCCTCGAATCCTTGTGAACGAGAGTTCAAATTACTTCTTCGGAGATAGGTATGTTGGAGAAGTGACACTGGTGTATCCGAGTTTATCTCCGCCGGGATCTTTGCGTCGATGTACCTCTATGGATAGTTTTTTACACACTAAAGATTTACATGATTGCCAAGGGCCGGAGTCGAGTCGTTCTTATCAGTACGGTAACGATTTACTGCCTGATGATGCAGGGAGCAATCATATGTTCAGACCACTGAGCGATGACCAGGCAATTCATTCTCCAACGCAGGCTCATATTTGGGACACAGAGGTGACAATCTGA
- the LOC138049784 gene encoding uro-adherence factor A-like isoform X6 — translation MDPKGAASLLENRRVSASVSEIRDLYSALQELVPGNAASSLSHQVVPEEENPRGGVSSNQSSPRPRRRSLRNSMTEQGVTRSTNSEEESLSMRVRRLLPVLPHSPSSLRKFNPKNNQALDVNDNQSATKGKRTPDMERRGSSGEVTIDTKTNPIGRPNMGRRVSSGDVLLGGRNNENKEPKTNLAMVRSASSIDIYRGGEERKSKTKPPSLLKLDRFFNPRLMAGRGSEGLVIQPKTNKQEKKPSPLKMRRSGSSSDTLETETTNTTRISQSPLTSPSQNEELTTAEQPQNTVHSSPRQKPLKNALNKFSEFLKEKTPSPSPEPKEPTADIQEAISQSDVVDGLAKPKPLIRLESQMDLLLNSLNDLQGSPKEKLHVSNSDPLRQLDQRRASLGTEMQKLLGALKDLCPSSDSDSLGEHELRSRNGSVSCERMTVERESLDELEAYFTGKLRDATKAGDRASKTPSERSSECEVVQSDKEDGEGNETSLVLSNKRTSLIVGSVDEGIDLTDHPINTSVKRPQSQKDRDRFANQVNKKLQDWLEKAMILAQKEKENLKTNENFTNSESEEFKFDSHDSDESDSKDKEPQKLRRNLFNKLSFLRRGEKSRWKHRHRRTRSMHDVTISLEKEQESQDGEEGKESETTTADVERKSSTVTRSRSMHTVVQTRNKHRSRKEVNEAEDVMAAETDTSLQSTAKGSEHARAELGAPRSSNDLGEETAYVETPKGITTPRSQQPESKNLNGSMSKKRLGRLPTDLPLFYHPREQNSGDTQENPQQTTTESPSLNRKKLFSQNGVIYTGMEDSFYTEKKSGDKKLKKTASNAVPYPRILVNESSNYFFGDRYVGEVTLVYPSLSPPGSLRRCTSMDSFLHTKDLHDCQGPESSRSYQYGNDLLPDDAGSNHMFRPLSDDQAIHSPTQAHIWDTEVTI, via the coding sequence ATGGATCCCAAGGGAGCGGCTTCTTTGTTGGAAAACCGTCGAGTATCTGCGTCTGTCAGCGAGATAcgggatttatatagcgccctccAAGAACTTGTCCCAGGGAATGCGGCATCCTCACTGTCCCACCAAGTGGTTCCAGAGGAGGAAAATCCCAGGGGCGGAGTTTCTTCAAATCAAAGTTCTCCTCGACCGCGACGAAGAAGTCTACGCAATAGCATGACAGAACAGGGTGTTACACGCTCGACAAACAGCGAGGAAGAGTCCTTGTCAATGCGAGTAAGACGACTACTTCCAGTCCTTCCTCATTCGCCATCCAGCTTACGAAAGTTCAACCCCAAAAACAATCAAGCGCTTGACGTAAACGATAACCAAAGTGCGACGAAAGGCAAACGAACACCTGACATGGAAAGGCGTGGTTCCAGTGGCGAGGTCACGATAGACACAAAGACCAATCCAATTGGGAGACCTAATATGGGAAGGAGAGTGTCCAGCGGAGACGTTCTCCTTGGAGGACGCAACAATGAGAACAAGGAACCCAAAACTAATTTGGCAATGGTGAGGAGTGCCTCCAGTATTGATATTTACCGCGGAGGTGAAGAAAGGAAATCAAAAACGAAACCTCCGAGCCTGCTGAAATTGGACAGATTCTTCAATCCTCGCTTGATGGCCGGGAGAGGATCCGAGGGGCTTGTTATCCAGCCTAAAACCAACAAGCAAGAGAAAAAGCCCAGCCCCTTGAAAATGAGACGAAGTGGTTCTAGTAGTGACACCTTGGAAACGGAGACAACCAATACGACCAGGATATCTCAAAGTCCATTAACGTCGCCGTCACAAAACGAAGAATTAACTACGGCTGAGCAACCCCAAAACACAGTTCATTCGTCCCCAAGGCAAAAACCTTTGAAGAACGCATTGAACAAGTTTTCGGagtttttaaaagagaaaacacctTCACCCAGTCCAGAACCCAAAGAGCCAACTGCAGACATACAAGAAgctatcagccaatcagatgtCGTAGACGGACTGGCAAAGCCCAAGCCGCTTATCAGACTGGAGAGTCAGATGGATTTATTGCTAAATTCACTAAATGATCTCCAGGGTTCACCTAAGGAAAAACTTCATGTAAGCAATAGTGATCCTTTAAGGCAACTCGATCAGCGCCGCGCTAGCTTGGGAACGGAGATGCAGAAACTCTTAGGTGCCCTAAAGGATCTCTGCCCCAGCTCAGACTCAGATTCTCTCGGTGAGCATGAGCTGCGTTCGAGGAATGGATCTGTATCGTGTGAACGCATGACTGTTGAACGAGAATCTCTTGATGAACTGGAGGCGTACTTCACCGGGAAGTTGCGAGACGCCACGAAGGCGGGCGACAGGGCATCCAAAACACCTTCGGAGAGGTCTTCCGAATGCGAAGTTGTTCAGTCGGACAAAGAAGATGGCGAGGGAAATGAAACAAGCTTAGTGTTGTCAAACAAGAGAACTTCCCTGATTGTAGGAAGCGTCGATGAAGGTATCGACCTCACTGATCACCCGATCAATACCTCAGTGAAACGGCCGCAGTCGCAAAAAGATCGCGATCGATTCGCCAACCAAGTTAACAAAAAACTTCAGGATTGGCTTGAGAAAGCAATGATCTTAGcacagaaagaaaaggaaaacctgaaaacaaacgaaaactTTACGAATTCTGAAAGCGAGGAATTTAAGTTTGACTCACACGATTCAGACGAGAGCGATAGCAAAGACAAGGAGCCTCAAAAGCTCCGACGAAACCTCTTTAATAAATTGTCGTTCCTTCGCCGGGGGGAAAAATCTCGATGGAAACACAGACATCGAAGGACCAGGTCTATGCATGACGTCACAATTTCACTTGAGAAAGAACAAGAGAGCCAAGATGGCGAGGAAGGCAAGGAGTCTGAAACTACGACTGCGGATGTCGAACGAAAATCAAGCACGGTGACCAGGTCGCGATCCATGCACACTGTTGTGCAAACGCGAAACAAACACCGGTCGAGAAAGGAGGTGAATGAAGCAGAGGACGTGATGGCGGCTGAAACAGACACGAGTCTGCAATCGACTGCAAAAGGCTCTGAGCATGCGCGAGCGGAGTTGGGGGCTCCACGTTCTAGCAACGACTTGGGAGAGGAGACTGCATACGTAGAGACGCCCAAAGGAATAACGACCCCAAGATCGCAACAACCGGAGAGTAAAAACCTGAATGGTTCAATGTCAAAAAAGCGGTTGGGTCGTCTGCCAACGGACTTGCCGCTGTTCTATCACCCACGCGAGCAAAACTCTGGAGACACACAAGAAAACCCACAACAAACGACAACTGAGAGCCCCTCGCTGAATCGCAAGAAATTATTTTCGCAGAATGGCGTCATTTATACTGGAATGGAGGACAGTTTTTACACCGAAAAGAAAAGCGGGgataaaaaactgaaaaagactGCCAGCAACGCAGTGCCTTACCCTCGAATCCTTGTGAACGAGAGTTCAAATTACTTCTTCGGAGATAGGTATGTTGGAGAAGTGACACTGGTGTATCCGAGTTTATCTCCGCCGGGATCTTTGCGTCGATGTACCTCTATGGATAGTTTTTTACACACTAAAGATTTACATGATTGCCAAGGGCCGGAGTCGAGTCGTTCTTATCAGTACGGTAACGATTTACTGCCTGATGATGCAGGGAGCAATCATATGTTCAGACCACTGAGCGATGACCAGGCAATTCATTCTCCAACGCAGGCTCATATTTGGGACACAGAGGTGACAATCTGA
- the LOC138049784 gene encoding uro-adherence factor A-like isoform X3, translating to MTKLNSRNVKAKRTKSSKRKNSKDKMVAVEDNSNSVEMKEFASSSVPIQGTKHVTLPTNSKDMDPKGAASLLENRRVSASVSEIRDLYSALQELVPGNAASSLSHQVVPEEENPRGGVSSNQSSPRPRRRSLRNSMTEQGVTRSTNSEEESLSMRVRRLLPVLPHSPSSLRKFNPKNNQALDVNDNQSATKGKRTPDMERRGSSGEVTIDTKTNPIGRPNMGRRVSSGDVLLGGRNNENKEPKTNLAMVRSASSIDIYRGGEERKSKTKPPSLLKLDRFFNPRLMAGRGSEGLVIQPKTNKQEKKPSPLKMRRSGSSSDTLETETTNTTRISQSPLTSPSQNEELTTAEQPQNTVHSSPRQKPLKNALNKFSEFLKEKTPSPSPEPKEPTADIQEAISQSDVVDGLAKPKPLIRLESQMDLLLNSLNDLQGSPKEKLHVSNSDPLRQLDQRRASLGTEMQKLLGALKDLCPSSDSDSLGEHELRSRNGSVSCERMTVERESLDELEAYFTGKLRDATKAGDRASKTPSERSSECEVVQSDKEDGEGNETSLVLSNKRTSLIVGSVDEGIDLTDHPINTSVKRPQSQKDRDRFANQVNKKLQDWLEKAMILAQKEKENLKTNENFTNSESEEFKFDSHDSDESDSKDKEPQKLRRNLFNKLSFLRRGEKSRWKHRHRRTRSMHDVTISLEKEQESQDGEEGKESETTTADVERKSSTVTRSRSMHTVVQTRNKHRSRKEVNEAEDVMAAETDTSLQSTAKGSEHARAELGAPRSSNDLGEETAYVETPKGITTPRSQQPESKNLNGSMSKKRLGRLPTDLPLFYHPREQNSGDTQENPQQTTTESPSLNRKKLFSQNGVIYTGMEDSFYTEKKSGDKKLKKTASNAVPYPRILVNESSNYFFGDRYVGEVTLVYPSLSPPGSLRRCTSMDSFLHTKDLHDCQGPESSRSYQYGNDLLPDDAGSNHMFRPLSDDQAIHSPTQAHIWDTEVTI from the coding sequence AATTTGCATCTTCTTCAGTTCCGATCCAAGGAACAAAGCACGTGACACTGCCGACAAACAGCAAGGACATGGATCCCAAGGGAGCGGCTTCTTTGTTGGAAAACCGTCGAGTATCTGCGTCTGTCAGCGAGATAcgggatttatatagcgccctccAAGAACTTGTCCCAGGGAATGCGGCATCCTCACTGTCCCACCAAGTGGTTCCAGAGGAGGAAAATCCCAGGGGCGGAGTTTCTTCAAATCAAAGTTCTCCTCGACCGCGACGAAGAAGTCTACGCAATAGCATGACAGAACAGGGTGTTACACGCTCGACAAACAGCGAGGAAGAGTCCTTGTCAATGCGAGTAAGACGACTACTTCCAGTCCTTCCTCATTCGCCATCCAGCTTACGAAAGTTCAACCCCAAAAACAATCAAGCGCTTGACGTAAACGATAACCAAAGTGCGACGAAAGGCAAACGAACACCTGACATGGAAAGGCGTGGTTCCAGTGGCGAGGTCACGATAGACACAAAGACCAATCCAATTGGGAGACCTAATATGGGAAGGAGAGTGTCCAGCGGAGACGTTCTCCTTGGAGGACGCAACAATGAGAACAAGGAACCCAAAACTAATTTGGCAATGGTGAGGAGTGCCTCCAGTATTGATATTTACCGCGGAGGTGAAGAAAGGAAATCAAAAACGAAACCTCCGAGCCTGCTGAAATTGGACAGATTCTTCAATCCTCGCTTGATGGCCGGGAGAGGATCCGAGGGGCTTGTTATCCAGCCTAAAACCAACAAGCAAGAGAAAAAGCCCAGCCCCTTGAAAATGAGACGAAGTGGTTCTAGTAGTGACACCTTGGAAACGGAGACAACCAATACGACCAGGATATCTCAAAGTCCATTAACGTCGCCGTCACAAAACGAAGAATTAACTACGGCTGAGCAACCCCAAAACACAGTTCATTCGTCCCCAAGGCAAAAACCTTTGAAGAACGCATTGAACAAGTTTTCGGagtttttaaaagagaaaacacctTCACCCAGTCCAGAACCCAAAGAGCCAACTGCAGACATACAAGAAgctatcagccaatcagatgtCGTAGACGGACTGGCAAAGCCCAAGCCGCTTATCAGACTGGAGAGTCAGATGGATTTATTGCTAAATTCACTAAATGATCTCCAGGGTTCACCTAAGGAAAAACTTCATGTAAGCAATAGTGATCCTTTAAGGCAACTCGATCAGCGCCGCGCTAGCTTGGGAACGGAGATGCAGAAACTCTTAGGTGCCCTAAAGGATCTCTGCCCCAGCTCAGACTCAGATTCTCTCGGTGAGCATGAGCTGCGTTCGAGGAATGGATCTGTATCGTGTGAACGCATGACTGTTGAACGAGAATCTCTTGATGAACTGGAGGCGTACTTCACCGGGAAGTTGCGAGACGCCACGAAGGCGGGCGACAGGGCATCCAAAACACCTTCGGAGAGGTCTTCCGAATGCGAAGTTGTTCAGTCGGACAAAGAAGATGGCGAGGGAAATGAAACAAGCTTAGTGTTGTCAAACAAGAGAACTTCCCTGATTGTAGGAAGCGTCGATGAAGGTATCGACCTCACTGATCACCCGATCAATACCTCAGTGAAACGGCCGCAGTCGCAAAAAGATCGCGATCGATTCGCCAACCAAGTTAACAAAAAACTTCAGGATTGGCTTGAGAAAGCAATGATCTTAGcacagaaagaaaaggaaaacctgaaaacaaacgaaaactTTACGAATTCTGAAAGCGAGGAATTTAAGTTTGACTCACACGATTCAGACGAGAGCGATAGCAAAGACAAGGAGCCTCAAAAGCTCCGACGAAACCTCTTTAATAAATTGTCGTTCCTTCGCCGGGGGGAAAAATCTCGATGGAAACACAGACATCGAAGGACCAGGTCTATGCATGACGTCACAATTTCACTTGAGAAAGAACAAGAGAGCCAAGATGGCGAGGAAGGCAAGGAGTCTGAAACTACGACTGCGGATGTCGAACGAAAATCAAGCACGGTGACCAGGTCGCGATCCATGCACACTGTTGTGCAAACGCGAAACAAACACCGGTCGAGAAAGGAGGTGAATGAAGCAGAGGACGTGATGGCGGCTGAAACAGACACGAGTCTGCAATCGACTGCAAAAGGCTCTGAGCATGCGCGAGCGGAGTTGGGGGCTCCACGTTCTAGCAACGACTTGGGAGAGGAGACTGCATACGTAGAGACGCCCAAAGGAATAACGACCCCAAGATCGCAACAACCGGAGAGTAAAAACCTGAATGGTTCAATGTCAAAAAAGCGGTTGGGTCGTCTGCCAACGGACTTGCCGCTGTTCTATCACCCACGCGAGCAAAACTCTGGAGACACACAAGAAAACCCACAACAAACGACAACTGAGAGCCCCTCGCTGAATCGCAAGAAATTATTTTCGCAGAATGGCGTCATTTATACTGGAATGGAGGACAGTTTTTACACCGAAAAGAAAAGCGGGgataaaaaactgaaaaagactGCCAGCAACGCAGTGCCTTACCCTCGAATCCTTGTGAACGAGAGTTCAAATTACTTCTTCGGAGATAGGTATGTTGGAGAAGTGACACTGGTGTATCCGAGTTTATCTCCGCCGGGATCTTTGCGTCGATGTACCTCTATGGATAGTTTTTTACACACTAAAGATTTACATGATTGCCAAGGGCCGGAGTCGAGTCGTTCTTATCAGTACGGTAACGATTTACTGCCTGATGATGCAGGGAGCAATCATATGTTCAGACCACTGAGCGATGACCAGGCAATTCATTCTCCAACGCAGGCTCATATTTGGGACACAGAGGTGACAATCTGA